The Malus domestica chromosome 13, GDT2T_hap1 genome includes a window with the following:
- the LOC103452090 gene encoding uncharacterized protein produces the protein MPPKGKDKQRAAASPQQPPPSLEDLFSSLNKHIEESEFENAVKVADQVLSINRGDEDALRCKVVALIKADDIDAALSTIRSSKSPPADFSFFEAYCLYRNNKLDEALESLKRQERDSVTMILESQILFRSGKMDACIDIYQNLPKPKVELLEINSAASLVAAGRASEVKRTLEALGVKATNSFMLAFNTACSLVQLQKYTEAEQLLLKARRIGQEELFSDNVPEDKIQIELAPIAVQLAYVQQLLGQKQEAIEAYTDIIKQDMADEVSLGVAVNNLIALRGPRDVSDGLKKLDRLKDKDKQNFHMTPGLDNKLSPKQKESIYVNRVLLLLHANKMDQAREIVAALPDMFPDSVMPVLLQAAVFVRENRAGKAEEILGQFSKKFPDKSKVVLLVRAQVAAAAGHPLIAAESLGKIPDIQHMPATVATLVSLRERAGDIDGATAVLDAAINWWSNAMTEDNKLSVLMQEAASFKLRHGREEEAARLYEELVKSHGSVEALVGLVTTVARVDVKKAEAYEQKLKPLPGLKGVNVDSLEKTSGAKHNEGVSHVKITETYDEGKTKAKAKRKRKRKPKYPKGFDPANPGPPPDPERWLPKRERSSYRPKRKDKRAAQVRGSQGSVARDKHETGAASNTSNTKSNQAATSKGASQNAVAEPSKPSSSKSRKKSRN, from the exons ATGCCTCCGAAAGGCAAAGACAAGCAGCGCGCCGCCGCGTCGCCGCAGCAGCCGCCGCCTTCACTTGAAGATCTCTTCAGTTCTCTCAATAAGCACATCGAGGAATCCGAATTCGAAAATGCCGTCAAGGTTGCAGATCAAG TTCTCTCGATTAACCGTGGCGATGAGGACGCACTTCGATGCAAGGTCGTGGCCTTGATCAAGGCCGACGACATTGACGCCGCCCTTTCCACGATTCGATCTTCCAAGAGTCCTCCCGCGGATTTCAGCTTCTTTGAG GCATACTGCTTATACAGAAATAACAAGCTAGATGAAGCTCTCGAGTCCTTGAAGAGGCAAGAGAGAGATTCTGTAACCATGATATTAGAATCCCAGATTTTATTTCGCTCAGGAAAGATGGATGCTTGTATTGATATATATCAGAACCTTCCAAAACCCAAGGTCGAATTGTTAGAGATAAATTCTGCAGCTAGTTTGGTTGCAGCTGGAAGGGCATCTGAAGTTAAACGTACACTGGAAGCACTTGGGGTTAAAGCAACTAACAGTTTTATGCTTGCATTCAACACTGCCTGTTCTTTGGTTCAATTGCAAAAGTATACAGAGGCAGAGCAGCTCCTTCTGAAAGCCAGAAG AATTGGCCAGGAAGAACTCTTCTCTGATAATGTACCTGAAGACAAAATACAAATTGAATTGGCGCCAATAGCTGTCCAGTTGGCCTATGTTCAGCAG CTTCTTGGGCAGAAACAAGAGGCCATCGAAGCTTATACGGACATTATTAAACAAGATATGGCAGATGAGGTATCGCTTGGTGTGGCAGTCAACAACCTCATTGCTTTGAGAGGTCCAAGAGATGTTTCTGATGGCCTGAAGAAACTTGATCGACTAAAAGATAAGGACAAGCAAAACTTCCATATGACTCCTGGACTAGACAACAAGCTTtcaccaaaacaaaaagaatcaATATACGTGAACCGGGTTCTTCTACTACTCCATGCGAATAAAATGGATCAG GCTCGAGAAATCGTTGCTGCACTGCCTGACATGTTTCCTGATAGCGTGATGCCTGTGTTACTTCAAGCTGCAGTTTTTGTAAGAGAGAACAGGGCTGGGAAAGCTGAAGAAATTTTAGGGCAGTTTTCCAAGAAGTTCCCTGACAAATCCAAGGTGGTTCTCTTAGTGAGGGCAcaggttgctgctgctgctggccACCCTCTTATTGCAGCTGAGTCTCTTGGTAAGATACCTGATATACAGCACATGCCTGCCACTGTTGCTACTCTTGTGTCTCTTAGAGAGCGTGCCGGGGACATTGATGGTGCAACTGCTGTTCTTGATGCTGCAATCAACTGGTGGTCAAATGCCATGACTGAGGACAATAAGCTTAGCGTTTTAATGCAAGAGGCTGCTTCGTTCAAGCTCCGGCATGGCCGAGAAGAGGAGGCTGCCCGTCTATATGAGGAGCTTGTGAAAAGCCATGGAAGTGTGGAAGCATTGGTTGGGCTTGTAACTACAGTTGCTCGTGTGGATGTTAAGAAGGCAGAAGCTTATGAGCAGAAGCTGAAACCGTTACCAGGTTTGAAGGGGGTCAATGTGGATAGTCTGGAGAAGACTTCTGGGGCCAAACACAATGAGGGTGTATCTCATGTTAAGATCACGGAGACATATGATGAGGGGAAGACTAAGGCCAaggcaaagagaaagagaaagagaaagccAAAGTATCCTAAAGGGTTTGACCCTGCAAACCCGGGGCCACCGCCAGATCCCGAGAGGTGGCTCCCCAAGAGAGAAAGGTCAAGTTACAGGCCCAAGAGAAAGGATAAAAGAGCAGCTCAGGTAAGAGGCTCCCAGGGTTCTGTAGCTAGAGATAAACATGAAACTGGTGCCGCTTCCAACACTTCaaacacaaaatcaaaccaagCAGCTACCTCAAAAGGAGCCTCCCAAAATGCAGTTGCAGAGCCATCCAAGCCTTCTTCATCAAAGTCGCGAAAAAAATCTAGGAACTAG
- the LOC103452091 gene encoding probable thimet oligopeptidase, which translates to MTEIPGNGEKMPRQKRERSSLLAFGGAAALLALAANLGITAFNAHMKNRRKKDLQGSKVRVNISASEILKLADRIISKSKEVHDAVASVPLDKVTFMNVISPLAELEAQQFPLVQSCVFPKMVSTSDDVHKASAEAERRIDAHVLTCSKREDVYRVVKAFAARGEWVNAEAKHYTQALMRDFERNGLNLTLTKTEEMQRVRVQIDELSLRYVQNLNDDSTFLHFTEAELAGLPPEFLKSLGKVTDGKFKVTLKSHHVAAVLELCQVGTTRRKVAVAYGKRGGEVNLSILEDLVQLRHKFARLLGYASYADYAVGLRMAKAPSKVFEFLEDISNSLTDPATTELSMLKDLKRKEEGDHPFGIEDLLYYVKKAEAQQFNMDIGALKQYFPVNLVLSGVFKIVQDLFGLRFEELKDSEVWHSDVSVYSVYDLSSGELLGHFYLDMYTRERKYNHTCVVALQNGASSTNGSRQIPVALLLSQFQKDASGQPALLRFSEVVNLFHEFGHVVQHICNRASFARFSGLGFDPDFVEVPALVLENWCYESFTLKLISGFHQDITKPINNEMCKSIKRWRYSFSALKMKQEILYCLFDQIIHSTENVDMVELFKHLHPRIMLGLPMLEDVNPASRFPSSAIGHEAACYSRIWSEVFAADIFASKFHESYLNQYVGMQFRNKVLAPGGSREPIELLTGFLGREPSIQAFIDSKSQYRL; encoded by the exons ATGACGGAAATTCCGGGAAACGGCGAGAAAATGCCCAGACAGAAGCGGGAACGCAGCAGCCTCCTGGCCTTCGGCGGCGCCGCTGCTCTGCTCGCCCTCGCTGCTAACCTCGGAATCACCGCCTTCAACGCTCACATGAAGAACAGAAGGAAGAAAG ATCTTCAGGGCTCTAAGGTTCGGGTTAATATATCGGCGTCcgaaattttgaaattggcgGACCGAATCATTTCCAAGTCGAAAGAGGTCCACGATGCGGTTGCTTCGGTTCCACTCGATAAG GTTACATTTATGAATGTTATTTCACCTCTAGCAGAACTAGAGGCGCAACAATTTCCACTAGTCCAGTCTTGTGTGTTTCCTAAGATGGTTTCCACTTCTGATGATGTTCACAAAGCGAGTGCCGAAGCAGAGCGGAGAATAGATGCTCATGTTCTGACTTGCAG CAAGCGTGAAGATGTATACCGTGTCGTCAAAGCTTTTGCTGCAAGAGGGGAGTGGGTGAATGCTGAAGCAAAGCACTATACTCAGGCCTTG ATGAGAGACTTTGAACGCAATGGGTTGAATCTTACTTTAACTAAGACAGAGGAAATGCAACGCGTGAGAGTCCAAATCGATGAGCTAAGTTTGCGGTATGTTCAAAATTTAAATGATGACAGTACTTTCCTTCACTTCACTGAGGCTGAGTTGGCTGGGTTACCACCAGAGTTTCTTAAG AGTTTAGGCAAAGTTACAGATGGTAAATTCAAGGTGACTCTGAAAAGTCATCACGTGGCAGCAGTACTTGAACTTTGTCAG GTTGGAACAACAAGGAGGAAAGTTGCAGTGGCATATGGAAAGAGGGGTGGAGAAGTCAATCTTTCTATCTTAGAAGATTTG GTCCAACTGCGCCATAAATTTGCTCGGTTACTTGGCTATGCAAGTTATGCAGACTATGCAGTTGGTCTTAGAATGGCAAAAGCACCCTCAAAG GTTTTTGAGTTCTTAGAGGACATATCCAATAGTTTGACCGACCCGGCTACCACGGAGCTTTCCATGTTGAAAGATTTGAAG AGAAAAGAGGAAGGAGACCATCCGTTTGGAATTGAGGATCTGCTATATTATGTCAAGAAGGCTGAAGCACAGCAGTTTAACATGGACATTGGAGCTCTGAAACAATACTTTCCAGTAAATTTGGTTCTATCTGGGGTCTTCAAGATAGTGCAAGACCTTTTTG GTTTAAGATTTGAAGAACTTAAAGATTCTGAGGTTTGGCATTCTGATGTTTCCGTTTACTCAGTCTATGACTTAAGTTCTGGTGAACTTTTGGGTCATTTCTACCTCGATATGTACACAAG GGAAAGAAAATATAATCATACCTGTGTGGTGGCTCTTCAAAATGGTGCATCATCAACGAATGGATCACGTCAG ATTCCAGTGGCGTTACTCTTATCTCAATTCCAAAAGGATGCTAGTGGTCAACCTGCATTACTGAGATTCTCCGAAGTTGTGAATCTTTTCCATGAGTTTGGCCATGTG GTCCAACATATATGCAATCGTGCATCGTTTGCCAGATTTTCTGGGCTGGGTTTTGATCCAGATTTTGTAGAGGTTCCTGCTCTGGTGCTGGAGAACTG GTGTTACGAaagcttcactttgaagttgaTATCTGGTTTCCATCAG GATATAACAAAGCCTATCAACAACGAAATGTGCAAATCCATTAAAAGATGGAGATATTCCTTTTCTGCGCTTAAAATGAAGCAAGAAATTCTCTATT GTCTTTTTGATCAAATTATACATTCTACTGAAAATGTTGACATGGTTGAGTTGTTCAAGCATCTTCATCCAAGG ATCATGTTAGGGTTGCCAATGTTAGAAGATGTCAATCCAGCTTCACGTTTTCCATCCAGCGCCATTGGTCACGAAGCTGCTTGTTACAGCCGTATTTGGAGTGAG GTTTTTGCGGCTGATATATTTGCTTCAAAGTTTCATGAGAGTTATCTGAACCAGTATGTTGGCATGCAGTTCAGAAACAAG GTACTGGCCCCAGGAGGGTCAAGGGAACCCATTGAACTGTTAACTGGCTTTCTTGGGAGAGAACCATCAATTCAAGCTTTTATCGACAGCAAATCACAATACCGATTGTGA